Below is a window of Anabas testudineus chromosome 10, fAnaTes1.2, whole genome shotgun sequence DNA.
CGTGATTCGGTGTTCAGTGGTTGGACGCTCCGCCTGACAGCTGAAtatctgtctgtttcctgtcctaGATAACAGCAGTATGCAGAGAGGCTGCCCTCCTGGCCCTGCAAGAGGACATCAAAGCTCAGCACATTGAGCCCAGACACTTTGAAAGTGCCTTGAACACTGTGAAGCCCCGGATCCCGGACTCTCTCATCCAGTCGTATATCAGCTAtcagcagcaacacagcagcCTGTGCTTCTTTTGACCACACTCCTACGGACAAAGTCAAAACTGAggatattattttaaaaagtgttgatTTCTAACTGCTCTGTTCTGTTGGACGTGTAACTAACATGATAGGAAGTAAACACAACATCTAACCGTGTACTTGGCAAATGGATTTTGACAAAAGGAAGATTTCTTATTGTGCCAATTAGCTGTTGTTAAAGCTTTTGTTTATTAgctagaaaaacatttttgactttGTTTAGTGGgagtgttcatgtgtgttttatcatataaaatatatgtattaaatgcattatttatgtattgttGTCACTGgttgttgtgtctttttctgaGCAAAACAACATCACAGCAAAAGCAAATTCACACATTCGTTCATAAGCTCTAAAAATCTATAAATAGAGTTTAAATCTATTCTGTAAAAGAAGTTAAAAAGTTTACTGGGAGCATCACCTTCCTGCACTTTGTGTTATTTGGGAAACATCAGTGTTTCTTTAAGACTGGAAACATTTACAGTTCACAGCTTGTTAGATGTTTTCTGAATGATTAATTCAACTTCAGGCCCGTTTTGACAAATATGgcattaaattataaattaacaCAAAATATCAAGGTGGAGAGTTTGAACCCTGTCATCAGAATCCACGCTCACATCTTTGGGACTAAATAGTGGATTTAGACTCGTGTCTGGGGACCTTCTGGACCCCCTTCAAGGACCCCTGATGGCTCCTAAACCCCTAGTTTAAGCAACCACCGCTCAATATCCACGGGGAGAGAAGCAGCCGCGTCTGGTTTATTCATCACTTCCATCCATGGAAAATCTGTTAATTGCTGTAATCGGGAGATTTCCGTCCGCACTTCCGACCACTAAGAGCCGGGATCCAGGCGGCCATCTGTCGGTCTAGCAGGATTTGTTTTCTCACCAAGAAGCTGAATTTTAACATCCAGCTTAAACCCCTGAGTCATGACTGCGCTCCACAGTCACTTTAACAGTCCGTTAGCTCTAATGGGGCTTTTTTCGTCCTCTTTCTGAAGCATTTGCTGACCCGAGATGGCGCAGGGGGTCATTCATCTATTGATTTTTCCATTTGAATGGGATAAATTGACTTTGTATTGAACTTCCTTTTCTCATGGATCCGGATGTAGCGCATCCGCGACACCAATCAAACCAGACAGTcaggaacagagagaagggGGTGGCAGGAGTGCGGGGGGAGTCTTTCCCCTGGCTGCAGGGCTGCTTTTTTCTTAAGGTGGTCCGACGCTTCGCTGCccccttcctccacctccacttccCCCATCCACCAACTTCTACCCATGAAACTCATCGAATGATGGGAACGTTTCCAGATCTGATAGTTACGCGAGCTGCAGACTCTTCGCTGCGTTTTATTTCCTCTGATGACATGAACAAGTGCGTAATGGGAACAttccagagaggagagaggacatcCTGTTGATGTCTCTGCACAATGCAGACTGGGCTTTCCAAAGAGCTCTTTTAATGGAGTCAAAGTTAAGAATAGACTCTAACAATAAGGTTAAGTTTGTTTTCAaatgtctgctgctgttcagctctctgaaagtccTGTTCAGGAACCATTAAACGTCTTCTGCCTTCTTCTAAAGCTCTCTGTCAGTCAGGCTTCTAGTCATCACGTTACCAAACACGTCTGAACTCCTCTTTGAAGACGTTCAGCAGACTTTATTTCCCACCCACAAGCTAAGAAATGATTCAatgtctctgctgctttgttgtttgtgtgacttATCTTTTAACGTGGAGTAAAATCGCCACAGGATTAAATGTGCTgggtttttatttgtcactgcGTTCCGTGAATGTTTGGCCTGAAATGACGAATCAGcgagaaaataaatacatggcGCGTTTATTACAGCACGTTTAGTCACTTCACCTTATTCACATCATTATTCATAGACCACAAGAACGGAACCTAGCAGCTTTTTCCTTCCCTGAGCCCCCTCGTCGCAGTCGAGGGGAAATAAAAAGCAGTTCCACCTTAACTAGTGCACACATCTCTATCGCCCGGCCTTCTCCATCTGCCCAATGAATCAGGAGCGGATGCGATGTATCCTTTTTCAGTGGAGTGAATGGCCAATGGGAGTTGGCTTATCGAGCAAACACTGAGCTCTGCATTCCCATTCATTCAGTGCTGAACAGGCCCGCAGAGCTGAAGAGAGCGCGCCGCTGTCTGCGGCCACACGACGCTTTATGCACCAGAGCGCAGATTCTGTGCAACATTAAGCAAGAGCCGCAACTCCAACTCAACTTCTACACAAGCTCACAGAAGAGAGACACTTGGATTTAAGCTGAACCGTGTTTGGTTTCTTTTGCTTTTGCGCTGTTTTTGATTTTACAACTATTCCTACGGGACCTCTATAACTGGGTTCCCGTGCCTAAAGATCGGCCTCCCAAGTGCGCAGCAGCTCTCCTGGTGATTTCCCTCCCATCTCCATCAGAGCTCCACCGTGGATTTACTTTGTTGTATCCTGGGACCAATGCACATGTAACCCGCGCTGAACTTGTCTTTGAACCAAACCAAGAAAGGGAAATAACGCAAAGGGATTCAGTCGCACTTGGATTATCAGGCTGTGAATGTTATGCAGTAGACCTCTCAGTCTACGTGTGGACATTGCCCCTTCCTACTGGATGGAGTTTTTGTAGGCTGTTTGGTTGATGGATTCGAAGTCATGGATGGTTGCATATAGGTACGTCTCTGCTAATTTACACTTGTTATTTGGGTTTGTTTGGTGTCTGTGGCCCGATAGTAGCGCTCGTAGCGCCCTGGTGTGCTGCTCTGCAGCGACACTAATGTTTTCTTACACTGATGCACAATGTCCCaaactttctgtgtttgttttctatgtgtTTTGACATAAAAACATCCGCAGCGGCTTCAGCTCATCGTGACTAGCTGATGAAATTGATGGATTTCCATGCCCGTGCCTCTCCGTGGCTCTGCTGGAACAAACACCCCTCCCCCACCGCGGTTGTTTTCATTCATAAGTTTTCTCCGTGTGTTTGGATGCGCCCTCTAATGTGTCTTGATCTGCGGCTCTGTCGGGTTTAAATGATCCTGCTTTTTTATTACTGCGCACGACGTCTCCTCTGAACGCGCTCCGTGAGGAGAATCCTATTTATAGTGCGTCCTGTGACGCACAGGCTGAGAAATAAGAAGAGTTTGTTCATCTGCAGAGCGTGAAAACGCTGCTTGCGGACTTTTGTCCATGTGAGTTAGGATTTGTACAGACAGGCTTTAGGCTTTGGCCTCGTGCACAGGTCGGTGTCGTTTCATAACATCACAGCAGGATCAACCCCCGAACTCCTGATGGAGTTTATGACATGAACACATGAGACGTTCACTGCTTCAAATAAACGTGAACAAGCTGCGTCGCGCAGGTGAAGTTCTGTCTTTTTCCGGAACTCGATCTGACtttggtgcttttatttttcctttttctttttctctccactttccCCTGAAATCCCTTTGGTGTAGTAATAGAATACTAAGTGAGGCAGCTCATTTAGTTCCTTGGATCGTGTCCTCATTTCGTGGCCGCggtgcatttaaatgttaactagtcatacaaatgtaaatgaggAGGGGAAGTATTTGTAGGGTCTACTGAAGTTTAGATGTGTGCCCAAAGCGGAGGCAGGTACAAAAAGTCTTGTTAATAGTCAACTTTTTCTGGGTTGCCTCACTTCACGGGATCAAAAGTGACATATTGTCATGTTGACAGGATGAAAACATCAAGTCTCTATTAGctgtaaataacacacacagtttatttcaCTTAAAGTAGCAGCTGCAGAGCAGTTGTTACTGTTCAGGAGTAATGACAGTGATATGGTGATGTTTGGTTTTCACTGGTTTTCTAAATGAATCCGCTTTAGAGCCACTAAACCCCTCTTCCTTCAGAGCAGTTTGTTTGCCAGTTATGCCATGTTTTGGCTGCTCAtgtcccctccctccctgcctctccTTTGTCTCTCATCAACCTCTCTTCCCCCCTCTGGCAGGTTTTCCGATGCATGCCAAGTCCACGGTGAATGTCGGAAGTGGTGATCCCCCCAGATGGAGCTCCAAAGTCAACATGGCCCCGGCGGTTCATTAGTGGTGATCCAGCAGCCTTCCCTAGAGAGCCGGCAGAGGTCGGATTACGAGCGGGAGCTCCAGCATGCTGCCATTCTCTCCCTGGACCAAATCAAGGCCATCCGCTCCAGCAATGAGTACACCGAGGGGCCCTCAATTGTACGGAGGCCCCCTGCACCCCGCACGGTCCCCAGGCCCCAGGACAAGCAGGAGAGGACTCACGAGGTCATCCTCGTCAATGTGAACAACAATTATGAGCACCGACCATCAGGTCAACACCATCATGTTGGGGGTGGCATGGTGGTTGTGGCAGGGGGACAGCAGTATGGTGGGTCCCGGGCACCAGGACTCAGCCGCTCCACAAGCACAGGAAGTGCTGCAAGTTCAGGGAGCAACAGCAGTGCCTCTTCTGAGCAGGGACTCTTGGCACGCTCGCCCCCCACCAGGCCCGGCATGAGCTTACATCACCACCACAGAGCAGAGCGGCCTGTTCGGACTCAGCCCAAGCCCAAGGCCCTTTTACCGCCCCAGCAGGGATCTCACATCCACCAGCCTCCACTAGAGGCTCCACTTAAGCCCCATGGCAAAGGGAAATCAGACCTTTCTGGTTCTGGCAAAGGGGTGGTGGCTACTGCTGGGCACCAGTTCATCTGTGAGCGTTGTGGGAAGTGCAAATGCAGTGACTGCACGGCTCCCAGGAGCCTGCCTTCATGTCTGGCCTGTAATGGCCagtgtctctgctctgctgagAGCGCACTGGAGCATGGCACGTGCATGTGCCTGGTAAAGGGCATCTTCTACCACTGCTC
It encodes the following:
- the spry1 gene encoding protein sprouty homolog 1, coding for MELQSQHGPGGSLVVIQQPSLESRQRSDYERELQHAAILSLDQIKAIRSSNEYTEGPSIVRRPPAPRTVPRPQDKQERTHEVILVNVNNNYEHRPSGQHHHVGGGMVVVAGGQQYGGSRAPGLSRSTSTGSAASSGSNSSASSEQGLLARSPPTRPGMSLHHHHRAERPVRTQPKPKALLPPQQGSHIHQPPLEAPLKPHGKGKSDLSGSGKGVVATAGHQFICERCGKCKCSDCTAPRSLPSCLACNGQCLCSAESALEHGTCMCLVKGIFYHCSNDDEGDSCADHPCSLSRSHCCSRFLCMGLMSVLFPCLLCYPPVKGCLKACQSCYDRVNRPGCRCKNSNTVYCKLENWAQQTQEKPS